The following proteins are encoded in a genomic region of Pseudomonas saponiphila:
- a CDS encoding acyl carrier protein — MTDTDRLIKVFSSTVGRELNREDLSGGDLIGSLGLNSIDALQLLIQVETEFGFSIEDNELSIELVNSLERLEAFVADKTQARVG, encoded by the coding sequence ATGACCGACACCGACCGCTTGATCAAAGTGTTCTCCAGCACCGTGGGCCGTGAACTGAACCGGGAAGACCTCTCGGGAGGGGACCTGATCGGCAGCCTCGGGCTGAACTCGATCGACGCCCTGCAACTGCTGATCCAGGTGGAAACCGAATTTGGCTTCTCCATCGAGGACAACGAGCTGTCCATCGAACTGGTCAATTCCCTGGAGCGCCTGGAGGCCTTCGTCGCCGACAAGACCCAGGCCCGGGTGGGCTGA
- a CDS encoding trans-sulfuration enzyme family protein: MNDVNKTAAEFANRPGTDAQLPWLNQLNRQRLAGPAMANNRCLNQGETAATLCVHAGTYEDPVTGAVGTPIFPSTTFRFSQTTYESFLEGYIRDIPTYSRYGNPGQWSVQLKVAALEGAQSALVLSSGMAAISSTLFALTNRNGHIISSYDLYGGSYSLLHADIGQAGRSVSYVDPLDLDEIRRAIRPQTQIMFFELLSNPLMKAIDLVAIAALCKQQNILLVVDNTFLSPISCRPLEWGADIVIHSATKYLNGHSDATSGAVAGSRKLVDRIWAQLLRFGGSLDPFVCFLLERGMKTLAVRMQAHAAGARQVTAFLERHARVKRVHSLYAQDYAHPHLYQYAGQATCGMLSFELEGGDAAALALLEHLRLITCATSLGGVESLVSLPFNTSHSGLTREQQTKIGLNPGLVRLSVGIEDPDDLCADLEQALQQVYQGGEQP, translated from the coding sequence GTGAACGACGTAAACAAGACCGCGGCGGAGTTTGCCAATCGTCCCGGCACCGACGCCCAGTTGCCCTGGCTCAACCAGTTGAACCGCCAGCGCCTGGCCGGTCCGGCGATGGCCAACAATCGTTGCCTGAACCAGGGCGAGACGGCGGCGACACTCTGTGTGCACGCCGGCACCTATGAGGACCCGGTGACCGGGGCGGTGGGCACGCCGATATTTCCCAGCACCACCTTCCGCTTCAGCCAGACCACCTACGAGTCGTTTCTGGAAGGCTATATCCGCGACATCCCGACCTACAGCCGCTACGGCAACCCGGGGCAATGGTCGGTGCAGTTGAAGGTGGCCGCGCTGGAAGGCGCGCAGAGCGCCCTGGTGCTGTCCTCGGGCATGGCGGCGATATCCTCGACCCTGTTCGCCCTGACCAATCGCAACGGCCACATCATTTCTTCCTATGACCTGTACGGCGGCAGCTACAGCCTGCTGCACGCCGATATCGGCCAGGCCGGGCGCTCGGTGAGCTATGTCGATCCGCTGGACCTGGACGAGATCCGCCGGGCCATCCGCCCGCAAACCCAGATCATGTTCTTCGAGCTGCTGTCCAACCCGCTGATGAAGGCCATCGACCTGGTCGCCATCGCCGCATTGTGCAAACAGCAGAACATTCTGCTGGTGGTGGACAACACTTTCCTGTCCCCCATCAGTTGCCGCCCCCTGGAATGGGGCGCGGACATCGTCATCCACTCGGCCACCAAGTACCTCAACGGCCACAGCGACGCCACCAGCGGCGCCGTGGCGGGCAGTCGCAAGCTGGTGGACCGGATCTGGGCCCAGCTGCTGCGCTTTGGCGGCAGCCTCGACCCCTTCGTGTGCTTCCTCCTGGAGCGGGGCATGAAGACCCTGGCGGTGCGCATGCAGGCCCATGCCGCCGGCGCCCGGCAGGTCACGGCTTTTCTCGAACGGCACGCGCGGGTCAAGCGGGTGCATTCGCTGTACGCCCAGGACTATGCCCACCCCCATCTGTACCAGTACGCCGGCCAGGCCACCTGCGGCATGCTCAGCTTTGAACTGGAGGGCGGCGACGCCGCGGCGCTGGCGCTGCTGGAGCACCTGCGGCTGATCACCTGCGCCACCAGCCTGGGCGGCGTGGAGTCCCTGGTGAGCCTGCCGTTCAACACCTCCCACAGCGGCTTGACCCGCGAGCAGCAGACCAAGATCGGCCTCAATCCCGGGCTGGTGCGCCTGTCGGTGGGGATCGAGGATCCCGACGACCTGTGCGCCGACCTCGAACAGGCCTTGCAGCAGGTCTACCAAGGAGGCGAGCAGCCATGA
- a CDS encoding OsmC family protein, with protein MRNGMNISGFSEIVHEIQQEPAQAIFRYGAYAQYSPAAGMLAGVAPATIGLLRAPRHFEVPIRPSPALQCHGLLDPAWPQELALAALSGCFLVSAVSGFSARRTTVDHLSMTTRAQLQEAGAAAPQVRYEIRSGTDKKLSEALEVIEAVKTHSPNHQTFVQPLGLAARLVDAGRPEDWQRFAPLDSAPASAAAAPGQALSLDCQWLYGTQLRADFAGQAPEDRRSFPIDQPKQLAGIDWGPNPQEYLLMAIAADVLAQLSRRQQLPGAVRLDIRAMVDIRGMCEVAPTPVHLQDIELDLQVEGWPAAQRSRLQAQLAASIEASVVCALIRHRVAFEFQVGARPQPEEARQCLPC; from the coding sequence ATGAGAAACGGCATGAACATCTCGGGTTTCAGTGAGATCGTCCACGAGATCCAGCAAGAGCCGGCCCAGGCGATCTTCCGCTATGGGGCCTACGCCCAGTATTCGCCTGCCGCCGGCATGCTCGCCGGGGTCGCCCCGGCGACCATCGGCCTGCTGCGCGCGCCGCGGCATTTCGAGGTGCCGATCCGCCCGAGCCCGGCGTTGCAGTGCCACGGCCTGCTGGACCCGGCGTGGCCCCAGGAACTGGCCCTGGCGGCGTTGTCCGGGTGCTTCCTGGTGTCGGCGGTTTCAGGGTTTTCCGCGCGCCGGACCACCGTCGATCACCTGTCCATGACCACCCGTGCGCAGTTGCAGGAGGCCGGCGCCGCCGCGCCCCAGGTGCGCTACGAGATCCGCTCGGGAACCGACAAGAAGCTCAGCGAGGCGCTGGAGGTGATCGAGGCGGTGAAGACCCACAGCCCCAACCATCAGACTTTCGTCCAGCCCCTGGGGCTGGCGGCGCGGCTGGTGGATGCCGGGCGCCCAGAGGACTGGCAGCGCTTTGCGCCACTGGACAGCGCCCCGGCATCCGCCGCTGCGGCGCCGGGGCAGGCCCTGAGCCTGGATTGCCAGTGGCTCTACGGCACCCAGTTGCGTGCCGATTTCGCCGGGCAGGCGCCCGAGGATCGGCGCAGTTTTCCCATCGACCAGCCCAAGCAGCTGGCGGGCATCGACTGGGGCCCCAACCCCCAGGAGTACCTGTTGATGGCCATCGCCGCCGATGTGCTGGCCCAGCTCAGCCGCCGCCAGCAATTGCCCGGGGCGGTGCGCCTGGACATCCGCGCCATGGTCGACATCCGCGGCATGTGCGAGGTGGCGCCGACCCCGGTGCACCTGCAGGACATCGAGCTGGACCTGCAGGTCGAGGGCTGGCCGGCGGCGCAACGCTCCCGGCTGCAGGCGCAGTTGGCGGCGAGCATCGAGGCCTCGGTGGTCTGCGCGCTGATTCGCCACCGGGTCGCCTTCGAGTTCCAGGTCGGTGCCCGGCCACAGCCCGAGGAGGCGCGCCAATGCCTGCCCTGCTGA
- a CDS encoding VOC family protein, translating into MPALLSGSTLCFATLAVPDLAAAEAFYVEVLGFRVSRRFAPTRWISLDVDEQGGAGFGLIEDPERPWPSAAVMHDLLVSGLDALIARLPAAARIIEPPVATLWGSYKAVIEDPFGHRLGLVQREPRDPGPQQND; encoded by the coding sequence ATGCCTGCCCTGCTGAGTGGCTCGACCCTGTGCTTCGCCACCCTGGCGGTGCCCGACCTGGCCGCCGCCGAAGCCTTCTACGTGGAGGTCCTGGGGTTCCGCGTCAGCCGGCGCTTTGCCCCGACCCGCTGGATCAGCCTGGACGTGGACGAGCAGGGCGGTGCCGGCTTCGGCCTGATCGAGGACCCGGAGCGCCCCTGGCCATCGGCGGCGGTGATGCATGACTTGCTGGTGTCCGGGCTCGATGCACTGATCGCCCGGCTGCCGGCGGCGGCGCGGATCATCGAGCCGCCGGTGGCGACCCTCTGGGGCAGCTACAAGGCGGTGATCGAGGACCCCTTCGGCCATCGGCTCGGGCTGGTGCAGCGCGAGCCCCGGGACCCGGGCCCGCAACAGAACGACTAA
- a CDS encoding sulfotransferase, producing the protein MLKQYECMNVPDCVAADGGSVTVVSGLPRSGTSMMMRALASGGLAPLTDYLRQGDARNPHGYFEWEAVKTRDGYLAWMDQARGRAVKLVSRFLQYLPATHGYRVLFMHREIDAVIRSQRDMAEHHSGQAWGAREAQDLARLYREHVAEVLAWVRQRPNMQLLELDYQRVLQDPHGEFARVAAFLAPQSLALTPMVATVDRGLDHQAALETAAHV; encoded by the coding sequence ATGCTTAAGCAATATGAGTGCATGAACGTGCCGGACTGTGTCGCTGCCGATGGCGGCAGCGTGACCGTGGTGTCGGGGCTGCCGCGTTCCGGCACCTCGATGATGATGCGCGCCCTGGCCAGTGGCGGCCTGGCGCCGCTGACCGACTACCTGCGCCAGGGCGATGCGCGCAATCCCCATGGCTACTTCGAATGGGAGGCGGTCAAGACTCGGGACGGCTATCTGGCCTGGATGGATCAGGCCCGCGGGCGGGCGGTCAAGCTGGTGTCGCGCTTTCTCCAGTACCTGCCGGCGACCCATGGCTACCGGGTGCTGTTCATGCACCGCGAGATCGACGCGGTGATCCGCTCGCAGCGCGACATGGCCGAGCACCACAGCGGCCAGGCCTGGGGCGCGCGCGAGGCGCAGGACCTGGCCCGGCTGTATCGCGAGCATGTGGCAGAGGTCCTGGCCTGGGTCCGCCAGCGGCCCAACATGCAACTGCTGGAGCTGGACTATCAACGGGTGCTGCAGGACCCGCACGGCGAGTTCGCCCGGGTCGCGGCCTTCCTGGCGCCGCAGTCCCTGGCGCTGACCCCCATGGTGGCCACGGTGGACCGTGGCCTGGATCATCAAGCGGCGCTGGAGACTGCGGCCCATGTCTGA
- a CDS encoding HAD-IA family hydrolase has translation MSESAINAVIFDLDGTLIDSKQVIREAYHAAHAQVLGADVEPPPFSEYCKHLGRSFVQIMKIMGLPPQMHPVFMQESNARMQKIRVFDGVRPLLAGLRDRGIPMAIATGKDHQRTVAILDHLGLLQYFARIVGSDDVANPKPAPDMARIIVEHLQVPAAGCLFIGDALADLQCGEAAGMQTALALWDHPAEDIRRYPCTYRLTDPRQILALLEVASHADVTPA, from the coding sequence ATGTCTGAATCTGCGATCAACGCGGTCATCTTCGACCTCGACGGCACCCTCATCGACAGCAAGCAGGTGATCCGCGAGGCCTATCACGCGGCCCACGCCCAGGTGCTGGGGGCGGATGTCGAGCCGCCACCCTTCAGCGAATACTGCAAGCACCTGGGCCGCAGCTTCGTGCAGATCATGAAGATCATGGGGCTGCCGCCACAGATGCATCCGGTGTTCATGCAGGAAAGCAATGCGCGGATGCAGAAGATCCGCGTGTTCGATGGCGTCCGCCCGCTGCTGGCGGGGCTGCGCGACCGGGGCATTCCCATGGCCATCGCCACCGGCAAGGATCACCAGCGCACGGTGGCGATTCTCGATCACCTGGGCCTGCTGCAGTACTTCGCGCGGATCGTCGGCAGCGACGATGTGGCCAACCCCAAGCCGGCGCCGGACATGGCACGGATCATCGTCGAGCACTTGCAGGTGCCGGCCGCCGGCTGCCTGTTCATCGGCGACGCCCTGGCCGACCTGCAATGCGGCGAGGCGGCGGGCATGCAGACCGCGCTGGCGCTCTGGGACCATCCCGCCGAGGACATCCGGCGCTACCCCTGCACCTATCGATTGACCGACCCACGCCAGATCCTGGCCCTGCTGGAGGTGGCCAGCCATGCCGACGTTACTCCTGCTTAA
- a CDS encoding type II 3-dehydroquinate dehydratase produces MPTLLLLNGPNLGRLGQREPQVYGAKSLAEITREVGALAAARGWTLLARQSNHEGELIDFIESQHQAEALIINPGALMMSGWALRDALQDYPGRWMEVHISNLFAREAFRHSSVLAPLCHGFIAGLGSDAYVLAARALLGAVHD; encoded by the coding sequence ATGCCGACGTTACTCCTGCTTAATGGCCCCAACCTGGGCCGCCTGGGGCAGCGTGAGCCCCAGGTCTATGGCGCCAAGAGCCTGGCCGAGATCACCCGCGAGGTCGGCGCGCTGGCCGCTGCCCGCGGCTGGACGCTGCTGGCCCGGCAGAGCAATCACGAAGGCGAGCTGATCGACTTCATCGAAAGCCAGCACCAGGCCGAAGCCCTGATTATCAATCCGGGGGCCCTGATGATGTCCGGCTGGGCCCTGCGCGATGCGCTGCAGGATTACCCGGGCCGCTGGATGGAAGTGCACATCTCCAACCTGTTCGCCCGCGAAGCGTTCCGCCACAGCTCGGTGCTGGCGCCCCTGTGCCACGGTTTCATCGCCGGCCTGGGCAGCGATGCCTATGTGCTGGCGGCGCGGGCGCTGCTGGGAGCCGTCCATGACTAG
- a CDS encoding phosphopantetheine-binding protein, translating into MTSAISTGPLQARLLDDVLGLCAQLLKLAPHQLDGAANFFGCGGNSLQALQLCALLEQRHPQLWGEDGIDLTLIVGTASLGEFVAGLLRAAHSEPRASMLEGEL; encoded by the coding sequence ATGACTAGTGCAATCTCGACGGGCCCGTTGCAGGCCCGGCTGCTGGACGATGTGCTGGGGCTGTGTGCCCAGTTGCTGAAACTGGCGCCGCACCAGCTGGACGGCGCGGCCAACTTCTTCGGCTGCGGTGGCAACTCGCTGCAGGCCCTTCAGCTGTGCGCGCTGCTGGAACAACGTCACCCGCAGCTGTGGGGCGAGGACGGTATCGACCTGACCCTGATCGTCGGCACCGCTAGCCTCGGCGAGTTCGTCGCCGGGCTGCTGCGCGCGGCGCACAGCGAGCCGCGAGCGTCGATGCTGGAGGGCGAACTATGA
- a CDS encoding non-ribosomal peptide synthetase has protein sequence MSQAVATLIEHWEQRGVHLYEEAGRLRYRCDEAGLPADIRHSVGQEKHRLLDYLAPPDPLAAPLAGLRQAYWLGEHSAFSQGSAAYLHLVYAGAVPTAAQLQSALARMLVRHPVLGYTLDAHSPRFKPLAAGLPSVEQQPALAGARARHCASLADSAMPIAPLAAEQPLLRLVLVEDHEERCLHVVYRLALFDAPAVQIFINDLLALVTQEADGALPGYAPAALAALSRDRRLARFKARHYWQRKIPQLAAGPDLPLARRSPGTPTAPRFIEHRRILGPQLQQALEAAARRHQVSLNATLLTLFLQTLARWSGKASVTCSVMYNTRAQLEPALASTLGNQADTLLLDLPPQPLAFAACARQVQQDLYAALQHGAYDGVSVVRQWIREHDQRASSAEPPMPYVFSSLLEMDLPAAPLQQTDHAMMTPQIWIDAQAFASADGLCLSWDEREGLFETGLIAQAFEHFHGALERLALQPQSWDLSELPLPQSLLERVDRFNHLQRPLSGQALYQGLLHQAAQRPDAPAVLSDDASLSFAQLLCLASRLASHLNENGVGPSDHVVVRGSRDIGNVVAIYAVLMAGATYVPVSKTSPPRRVHSIINQAAATTVLGDDDGDIAAIIASPVNWSLNYRHWLQSSEARGPAISPAYPAVDTALAYIMFTSGTTGTPKGVAISHRAALNTLQDCRERLAIEPADRLLGVSEFSFDLSVFDLFMPALCGCALILAANGQRSTDPQAWLDAAQRHRASVWNSVPAIMEMALGYARAVDRPDALASVRLWMASGDWIALGLPERLRELAPGSRFMALGGATEAAIWSNCFEVRQVDRQWPSIPYGRPLSNQRFYILDALGRRCPPAVKGMLYIAGEGLAAGYIHDRQRTDQAFFIEPGLQQRVYRTGDMGRLRMDGEIEFLGREDLQVKLNGMRVELAEIEAVLARAPGVQQAATCVDGSGALYGFFVAREPLPSGESVQDFAAQYLNPYMVPVRLFALAQLPLTANGKVDREALRALLPGLCGPQAAAADAGFSARRELLLGCVQRVLPALREADASWFDQGASSLHAVHILLALNSELGLDLSLADIYAYPSVNALLGYLQGGGQRPRNRVDFCARVDDNRPLLVLVHPVGGALSCYWPLIRLLRESFEVIGLCADAGQRFDSLQAQAREYLGQLQERLLAGRPVVVAGWSFGGVLAVEMARLLSAEGQVRPALVTLDAGAPPEPAPELPPSLLQQLFQRDLEQSARIQAEGQALPAIAESASQERFALFCRHYAALLDYRYRPVNCPSWHLRASVEHRSSGLRPLAEQAVGERCLTLTADHYSLLSGAALEQVVQCLMQAAR, from the coding sequence ATGAGCCAGGCGGTGGCGACACTGATCGAGCATTGGGAGCAGCGCGGCGTCCATCTCTACGAAGAGGCCGGGCGCCTGCGCTATCGCTGCGACGAGGCCGGGCTGCCCGCGGACATCCGGCACAGCGTCGGCCAGGAAAAGCACCGTCTGCTGGATTACCTGGCGCCGCCCGACCCGCTGGCGGCACCCTTGGCCGGCCTGCGCCAGGCCTACTGGCTGGGGGAGCACTCGGCCTTCAGCCAGGGCAGCGCCGCCTACCTGCACCTGGTGTATGCCGGTGCCGTGCCGACGGCGGCACAGCTGCAGAGCGCCCTGGCGCGGATGCTGGTCCGGCATCCGGTCCTGGGCTACACCCTGGACGCCCATTCACCGCGCTTCAAGCCCCTGGCCGCGGGGTTGCCGAGCGTCGAGCAACAGCCCGCGCTGGCCGGTGCGCGGGCGCGGCATTGCGCCTCCCTGGCGGACAGCGCCATGCCCATTGCGCCCCTGGCCGCGGAACAGCCGCTGCTGCGCCTGGTACTGGTGGAGGACCACGAGGAGCGCTGCCTGCATGTGGTCTACCGGCTGGCGTTGTTCGATGCGCCGGCGGTGCAGATCTTCATCAACGACCTGCTGGCACTGGTGACGCAGGAGGCCGACGGCGCGCTCCCCGGCTATGCCCCGGCGGCGCTCGCGGCCTTGAGCCGCGACCGGCGTCTGGCGCGTTTCAAGGCCCGCCACTACTGGCAGCGCAAGATTCCCCAACTGGCCGCCGGCCCCGATCTGCCCCTGGCCCGGCGCAGCCCCGGAACGCCGACGGCGCCGCGTTTCATCGAGCACCGGCGGATCCTGGGCCCGCAGCTGCAACAGGCCCTGGAGGCCGCGGCAAGACGCCATCAGGTGTCGCTCAACGCCACCTTGCTGACCCTGTTCCTGCAGACCCTGGCGCGCTGGTCGGGCAAGGCCTCGGTAACCTGCAGCGTCATGTACAACACCCGGGCACAGCTCGAACCGGCGCTGGCTTCGACCCTCGGCAACCAGGCCGACACCCTGTTGCTTGACCTGCCGCCCCAGCCTCTGGCGTTCGCCGCCTGTGCCCGGCAGGTCCAACAGGATCTGTACGCGGCGCTGCAGCATGGCGCCTACGACGGCGTGTCGGTGGTCCGCCAGTGGATCCGCGAGCACGACCAGCGGGCCAGCAGCGCCGAGCCGCCGATGCCCTATGTGTTCTCCTCGTTGCTGGAGATGGACCTGCCGGCCGCGCCCCTGCAGCAGACCGACCACGCGATGATGACGCCGCAGATCTGGATCGACGCCCAGGCCTTCGCCAGCGCCGACGGCCTGTGCCTGTCCTGGGACGAGCGCGAGGGGCTGTTCGAAACCGGGCTGATTGCCCAGGCCTTCGAGCATTTTCATGGCGCCCTGGAGCGCCTGGCCCTGCAGCCGCAGAGCTGGGACTTGAGCGAGCTGCCCTTGCCGCAGTCCTTGCTGGAACGGGTCGACCGTTTCAACCACTTGCAGCGGCCGCTGTCCGGACAGGCGCTCTATCAGGGGCTGCTGCATCAGGCGGCGCAGCGCCCCGACGCGCCGGCGGTGTTGAGCGACGATGCCAGCCTGAGCTTTGCCCAGTTGCTGTGTCTGGCCAGTCGCCTGGCCAGCCACCTGAACGAGAACGGAGTCGGGCCCAGCGACCATGTGGTGGTGCGTGGCAGTCGTGACATTGGCAACGTGGTGGCGATCTACGCGGTGCTGATGGCCGGTGCCACCTATGTTCCGGTGAGCAAGACTTCGCCGCCGCGCCGGGTGCATTCGATCATCAATCAGGCCGCGGCCACCACGGTCCTGGGCGATGACGACGGGGACATCGCGGCGATCATCGCTTCGCCGGTGAACTGGTCGCTCAACTACCGGCACTGGCTGCAGTCGTCCGAGGCCCGGGGCCCGGCGATCAGCCCGGCCTACCCGGCGGTGGATACGGCCCTGGCCTACATCATGTTCACCTCGGGCACCACCGGTACGCCCAAGGGCGTGGCGATCAGCCATCGCGCGGCGCTCAACACCCTGCAGGACTGCCGCGAACGCTTGGCCATCGAGCCTGCGGACCGCTTGCTCGGGGTCAGTGAGTTCAGCTTCGATCTGTCGGTGTTCGACCTGTTCATGCCGGCCCTGTGCGGCTGTGCGCTGATCCTCGCGGCCAATGGCCAGCGCAGCACTGATCCGCAAGCCTGGCTCGACGCCGCGCAGCGCCACCGGGCGAGTGTCTGGAACTCGGTTCCGGCGATCATGGAAATGGCCCTGGGCTACGCCAGGGCCGTGGACCGGCCGGACGCTCTCGCCAGCGTGCGGCTGTGGATGGCCAGCGGCGACTGGATCGCCCTGGGCCTGCCCGAACGCTTGCGGGAACTGGCCCCGGGCTCGCGCTTCATGGCCCTGGGCGGGGCCACCGAAGCGGCCATCTGGTCCAATTGCTTCGAGGTCCGGCAGGTGGACCGGCAATGGCCGAGCATTCCCTACGGACGGCCCCTGAGCAATCAGCGTTTCTACATACTCGACGCCTTGGGCCGCCGTTGTCCGCCCGCGGTCAAGGGCATGCTGTACATCGCCGGCGAAGGCCTGGCCGCCGGTTACATCCACGACCGCCAGCGTACCGACCAGGCGTTCTTCATCGAGCCCGGGTTGCAGCAGCGGGTCTACCGTACCGGCGACATGGGCCGCCTGCGCATGGACGGGGAGATCGAGTTCCTCGGCCGCGAGGACCTGCAAGTCAAGCTCAATGGCATGCGTGTGGAACTGGCGGAAATCGAGGCGGTGCTGGCCCGGGCCCCCGGGGTGCAACAGGCGGCCACCTGCGTCGACGGCAGCGGCGCCCTGTACGGCTTCTTCGTGGCCCGCGAGCCGCTGCCCAGCGGCGAGTCGGTGCAGGACTTCGCCGCCCAGTACCTCAACCCCTACATGGTGCCGGTGCGCCTGTTCGCCCTGGCGCAGTTGCCGCTGACGGCCAATGGCAAGGTCGACCGCGAGGCGCTGCGGGCCTTGCTGCCGGGGCTCTGCGGGCCACAGGCGGCGGCCGCGGATGCAGGCTTCTCGGCGCGCCGGGAACTGCTGCTGGGCTGCGTGCAGCGGGTCCTGCCGGCGCTGCGCGAGGCCGACGCGTCCTGGTTCGACCAAGGAGCTTCGTCACTGCATGCGGTGCACATCCTGTTGGCACTGAACAGCGAACTGGGGCTGGACCTGAGTCTGGCGGACATTTACGCCTACCCCTCGGTCAATGCCTTGCTCGGCTACCTGCAGGGCGGCGGACAGCGGCCGCGCAATCGGGTGGACTTCTGCGCCCGCGTCGATGACAACCGGCCGCTGCTGGTGCTGGTGCACCCGGTGGGCGGCGCGCTGTCGTGCTACTGGCCGCTGATCCGCTTGCTGCGCGAGAGCTTCGAGGTGATCGGCCTGTGCGCCGACGCCGGGCAGCGTTTCGACAGCCTCCAGGCCCAGGCCCGGGAGTACCTCGGACAGCTGCAGGAGCGCCTGCTGGCCGGGCGCCCGGTGGTGGTCGCCGGCTGGTCGTTCGGCGGTGTGCTGGCGGTGGAAATGGCCCGCCTGCTGAGTGCCGAGGGGCAGGTGCGGCCGGCCCTGGTGACCCTCGACGCGGGCGCGCCGCCGGAGCCGGCGCCGGAGTTGCCGCCCAGCCTGTTGCAGCAACTGTTCCAGCGCGACCTGGAGCAGTCCGCACGGATCCAGGCCGAGGGCCAGGCGCTGCCGGCCATCGCCGAAAGCGCCTCCCAGGAACGCTTTGCCCTGTTCTGTCGGCACTACGCGGCCCTGCTGGACTATCGCTACCGGCCGGTGAATTGCCCGAGCTGGCACCTGCGGGCCAGTGTCGAACACCGCTCCAGCGGCCTGCGGCCCTTGGCCGAGCAAGCCGTGGGCGAGCGCTGCCTGACCCTGACCGCGGATCACTACAGCCTGCTGTCCGGGGCTGCCCTGGAGCAGGTGGTGCAGTGCCTGATGCAGGCGGCCCGATGA
- a CDS encoding VOC family protein, protein MKFGYTIVYVPDVEASIRFFEDAFGFSRRFLDESGDYGELDSGATTLAFASRELAHSNCEGGYQFCSPQQQPLGIEIALVTDDVPKAHAKALAFGATEHAPVQKKPWGQVVSYVRCPAGTLVELCTPVGQ, encoded by the coding sequence GTGAAGTTTGGATACACGATTGTTTATGTCCCCGATGTCGAAGCCTCGATCCGTTTCTTCGAAGACGCCTTCGGCTTCTCCCGGCGCTTTCTCGACGAATCCGGTGATTACGGTGAACTCGACAGTGGCGCCACCACCCTGGCGTTTGCCAGTCGCGAGCTGGCCCATTCCAACTGCGAAGGCGGCTATCAGTTCTGCAGCCCCCAGCAGCAACCCCTGGGCATCGAGATCGCCCTGGTCACCGACGATGTGCCCAAGGCCCATGCCAAGGCCTTGGCCTTCGGCGCCACGGAACATGCGCCAGTGCAGAAAAAGCCCTGGGGGCAGGTGGTTTCCTATGTTCGCTGCCCGGCCGGGACCCTGGTGGAGCTGTGCACCCCGGTGGGCCAGTGA
- a CDS encoding DUF1801 domain-containing protein: MRKTEDAVLTLLEDIGSTHGHLLQVVQRVRQVVEECCGTVAESVKYGGILFSRVAPFCGVYAYTGHVSVEFGQGYLFEDPHRVLEGSGKFRRHIKLLTLADVQDKHLADYIRQALNH; the protein is encoded by the coding sequence ATGCGTAAAACCGAAGATGCGGTTCTGACCTTGCTCGAGGACATCGGCAGCACCCACGGCCACCTGCTGCAGGTGGTGCAACGGGTACGCCAGGTGGTGGAGGAGTGCTGTGGCACGGTCGCCGAATCGGTGAAGTACGGGGGCATCCTGTTTTCCCGTGTCGCGCCGTTCTGCGGGGTCTACGCCTATACCGGACATGTGTCGGTGGAGTTTGGCCAGGGCTATCTGTTCGAAGACCCGCATCGGGTTCTGGAAGGCTCGGGAAAGTTTCGCCGACATATAAAACTGCTGACACTAGCGGATGTTCAAGACAAACATCTTGCCGATTATATAAGGCAAGCACTCAATCACTAG
- a CDS encoding class I SAM-dependent DNA methyltransferase: MSDASTYGETLADIYDDLYGEAPANAIEVLVAMAGTREPVLELGIGTGRFALPMRERGVQVHGVDASPSMLEKLRAKPGGAELPLTQADFATLEGVRGGPFSLAFCTFSSLFLLPSQAAQVSCFKATSGLLKEHGRLVIETFYPDLSRYAKDQPVYVGGLERNEVLLEASRLDPVAQRVSCRFIRLQAQGMRVIPVELRYAWPAELDLMAELAGMRLLERWSSWDKTPFVEGSFKHISVYEKLPQA, from the coding sequence ATGAGCGATGCCAGCACCTACGGCGAAACCCTGGCCGATATCTATGACGATCTGTATGGCGAGGCGCCGGCCAATGCCATCGAAGTGCTGGTGGCCATGGCCGGCACCCGCGAGCCGGTCCTGGAACTGGGCATCGGCACCGGGCGCTTTGCCTTGCCGATGCGCGAGCGCGGGGTCCAGGTGCATGGCGTCGATGCTTCGCCGTCGATGCTGGAGAAACTGCGGGCCAAGCCCGGCGGCGCCGAGCTGCCACTGACCCAGGCCGACTTCGCCACCCTCGAAGGGGTCCGCGGCGGACCTTTCAGCCTGGCCTTCTGCACCTTCAGCTCGTTGTTCCTGCTGCCGTCCCAGGCCGCCCAGGTCAGCTGTTTCAAGGCCACCAGCGGCTTGCTCAAGGAACACGGACGGCTGGTGATCGAAACCTTCTACCCGGACCTGTCGCGCTACGCCAAGGACCAGCCGGTGTACGTCGGTGGCCTGGAGCGCAACGAGGTGCTGCTGGAAGCCTCGCGCCTGGACCCGGTGGCCCAGCGGGTCAGCTGTCGCTTTATCCGCCTGCAGGCGCAGGGCATGCGGGTGATTCCGGTGGAGCTGCGCTACGCCTGGCCGGCCGAGCTGGACCTGATGGCCGAACTGGCCGGCATGCGTCTGCTGGAGCGTTGGTCGAGCTGGGACAAGACGCCCTTCGTCGAGGGTTCGTTCAAACATATATCCGTCTATGAAAAGTTGCCGCAGGCCTGA